One Fuerstiella marisgermanici DNA window includes the following coding sequences:
- a CDS encoding IS1634 family transposase — MFIRQCHRIKNGRRHAYWALVESYRSASGPRQRVVAWLGKLDEAGRLGVHQAAEVLAGSDEVAPGVTADQSQPLSRQMRFEFDDDASAVTPRWVEVNAAGVRVENLRQFGGPWMALHLIRTLQLDTFLSNAIPEGRELVGWDVSSLILIIARLLEPASELFTAEQWYPKTALRDLLGVSEERVNDNRLYRTLDQLLPHKDALETHLKNRLGHLFDLEYDLLMYDVTSTYFEGQAERNPLAQRGYSRDNRSDCKQVCIGLVVSRCGMPLGYKVFAGNTADVTTVEHIVETMEARYGKSDRIWVMDRGMVSEDNIEFLREGGRRYIVGTPKSMLKKFEHELLKEDWTSIRDGLEVKVVPWPGSDDPDESEDCNTSPETFILCRSRDRSMKEEAITQRFEKKIEESLIRMTARCDKQKRDPMKVEREIGRLLGKNTRAAKLFDVKVTKTDDGAARIEWSKIEATRDWATLSSGCYLLRTNVSDWSDEELWKAYIQLTEAEAAFRIHKSDLSIRPIWHQKEERVLAHIFVCFLAYVLWKTLGQLCSKAGLGDEPRRVLAELSEIRSMDVVLPTRTGPEIRTRCVSKPSDHQQILLEKLSLKLPSKIIQKQM, encoded by the coding sequence ATGTTCATTCGCCAATGCCATCGAATCAAAAACGGTCGTCGCCACGCCTACTGGGCGCTGGTCGAATCGTATCGCTCGGCCAGTGGGCCGCGGCAGCGGGTGGTCGCGTGGCTGGGGAAGCTTGACGAAGCCGGTCGACTGGGCGTCCATCAGGCGGCGGAAGTTTTGGCCGGTAGCGATGAGGTTGCACCCGGTGTCACCGCTGATCAGTCACAACCGCTCAGTCGACAGATGCGATTCGAGTTCGATGATGATGCGTCTGCCGTGACTCCGCGATGGGTCGAAGTCAACGCCGCCGGAGTTCGTGTGGAAAACCTGCGACAGTTCGGCGGGCCGTGGATGGCTCTGCACCTGATTCGCACGCTGCAACTGGATACGTTCCTGAGCAACGCGATCCCTGAAGGTCGTGAACTGGTCGGCTGGGATGTGAGTTCGCTGATTCTGATCATTGCGCGGCTGCTCGAACCTGCCAGCGAACTCTTCACCGCCGAACAATGGTATCCGAAAACGGCACTGCGGGATCTGCTCGGCGTGAGCGAAGAACGTGTGAACGATAATCGGCTGTACCGCACACTCGATCAGCTGCTGCCGCACAAGGACGCATTGGAAACGCATCTGAAGAATCGCCTTGGCCATCTGTTCGATCTCGAATACGACCTGCTGATGTATGACGTCACCAGCACTTACTTCGAAGGTCAGGCCGAACGCAATCCGCTGGCTCAGCGTGGCTATTCGCGCGATAACCGCAGCGACTGCAAGCAGGTCTGCATCGGGCTGGTGGTGTCTCGATGCGGAATGCCGCTGGGATACAAGGTGTTTGCCGGCAATACGGCCGACGTTACTACCGTGGAACACATCGTCGAAACGATGGAAGCACGCTACGGGAAAAGCGATCGCATCTGGGTGATGGATCGCGGCATGGTGTCGGAAGACAACATCGAATTCCTGCGCGAAGGCGGTCGACGCTACATCGTCGGCACTCCCAAATCGATGCTGAAGAAGTTTGAACACGAGCTGCTGAAGGAAGACTGGACCAGCATTCGCGATGGCCTGGAAGTCAAGGTCGTGCCGTGGCCCGGCAGCGACGATCCGGATGAATCGGAAGACTGCAACACATCGCCGGAGACATTCATCCTGTGTCGCAGTCGCGATCGATCAATGAAGGAAGAAGCGATCACACAGCGCTTCGAAAAGAAGATCGAAGAGTCGCTCATCCGCATGACGGCGCGGTGCGATAAACAGAAACGCGACCCGATGAAGGTCGAACGTGAGATCGGCCGGCTGCTCGGAAAGAACACTCGAGCGGCAAAGCTCTTCGACGTGAAAGTCACGAAGACAGATGACGGGGCCGCACGCATCGAATGGTCAAAGATCGAAGCTACGCGTGACTGGGCGACTCTGAGTTCCGGATGCTATCTGCTGCGAACCAATGTCAGCGACTGGTCCGACGAAGAACTTTGGAAGGCATACATCCAACTGACCGAAGCGGAAGCCGCGTTCCGAATTCACAAAAGCGATCTTTCGATCCGCCCGATCTGGCATCAGAAGGAGGAACGTGTTCTGGCACACATCTTCGTGTGTTTTCTGGCATACGTCCTGTGGAAGACGCTTGGTCAGTTGTGCAGCAAAGCAGGGCTGGGCGACGAACCGCGCCGTGTGCTTGCGGAGCTGTCGGAGATCCGTTCGATGGACGTCGTCCTGCCCACTCGCACCGGCCCGGAGATCCGCACCCGCTGCGTGTCAAAGCCCTCCGACCATCAGCAGATTCTTCTGGAAAAGCTGAGCCTCAAACTGCCCTCAAAAATAATCCAAAAGCAAATGTAG
- a CDS encoding PQQ-binding-like beta-propeller repeat protein encodes MPHKFHTILFAILTVTSSWLVEAADWPQYRGDLGDGVSSESINQTDWKAKPPKVLWKTPTPMGFSSFAVTDGRAFTLVARDVAGAEKREVCVALNADTGEELWAVPFRESEYGHDGGNAGTRDNKGGDGPRSTPTVDGNLVYVYDSHLVLSCLNAGTGDVIWKHDIMAEYDGRQIKWLNATSPVVVGDTVCVGGGGAGQTFLAFNKGNGELAWKSGDDTITHATPRLANIAGTEQLIFFMKSGLVSLSPTDGSELWRTDFPFSVSTAASPVVAGNRVFCSAGYSVGSQVVEISEDQQAEKLWFKQNKLMNHWSTPVALDGHLYGIFEFKKYGHAPLQCVEIETGEIKWSTRGFGPGNCILVGDKLVVLSDAGEVVLVSARPDEYEELGRIKAVDGKCWSTPAFSNGRIYVRSTEEAACLVVD; translated from the coding sequence ATGCCACACAAATTTCACACGATCCTGTTCGCAATCCTGACTGTCACCTCGTCCTGGCTGGTGGAAGCTGCCGATTGGCCGCAGTATCGTGGCGACCTGGGTGATGGTGTTTCCAGCGAATCGATTAACCAAACAGACTGGAAAGCGAAGCCGCCAAAGGTGCTGTGGAAAACTCCGACGCCAATGGGGTTCAGTTCATTTGCCGTTACTGACGGACGCGCCTTTACGCTGGTTGCCCGCGACGTCGCCGGGGCTGAAAAACGTGAAGTCTGCGTCGCGCTGAATGCCGACACGGGCGAAGAATTGTGGGCCGTTCCATTCCGCGAAAGCGAATACGGCCACGATGGCGGTAACGCCGGAACGCGAGACAACAAGGGCGGCGACGGACCTCGTTCGACACCGACCGTCGATGGGAATTTGGTGTATGTCTACGACTCACACCTGGTTCTGTCGTGCCTGAACGCCGGAACAGGCGACGTCATTTGGAAGCATGATATCATGGCGGAATACGATGGTCGCCAGATCAAGTGGCTGAACGCAACGTCACCTGTAGTGGTGGGCGACACCGTTTGTGTCGGCGGAGGCGGAGCCGGTCAGACTTTCCTTGCATTCAACAAAGGCAACGGTGAATTGGCCTGGAAGAGCGGCGACGACACGATCACTCACGCGACGCCGCGACTGGCGAACATCGCAGGAACTGAGCAGCTGATCTTTTTCATGAAGTCTGGACTTGTTTCCCTGTCGCCGACAGACGGCAGCGAACTGTGGCGAACAGACTTTCCATTCAGCGTGTCGACGGCCGCGTCGCCTGTTGTCGCCGGAAATCGCGTATTCTGTTCAGCGGGCTACAGCGTGGGTTCTCAGGTTGTTGAAATTTCAGAAGATCAGCAGGCAGAGAAACTATGGTTCAAGCAGAACAAGCTGATGAATCACTGGAGCACGCCAGTGGCGTTGGACGGGCATCTGTACGGTATTTTCGAATTCAAAAAATACGGCCACGCCCCGCTGCAATGTGTCGAAATTGAGACCGGTGAAATCAAATGGTCGACGCGCGGCTTCGGACCCGGCAACTGCATTCTGGTCGGCGACAAACTGGTCGTGCTGTCGGATGCCGGAGAAGTCGTGCTGGTATCCGCCAGGCCGGATGAGTACGAAGAACTCGGCCGAATCAAAGCCGTCGATGGCAAATGCTGGTCGACACCAGCCTTCAGCAACGGCCGAATTTACGTCCGTAGTACTGAGGAAGCGGCGTGCCTTGTCGTTGACTGA
- a CDS encoding DUF1501 domain-containing protein: protein MPLNSTRRHFLRQSSLIAMAPAIPAFLRPAAHASAKNNDERILVVVQLDGGNDGINTVVPFANDGYPQHRKELQLKTNRLAKVNDEVALHRSLRPLADLLDDVQFSIVQGVGYPNPNRSHDVSMAIWQTARFDRDDHKSFGWLGRAMDEHREANASGAADSVLLGTESPPVALRGRRSTSVSLAHLGDLKLRGKLTPKTPNVDPNDDLLAFARRASLDARGTAALIDEVAGSASRDGAPYPDTQLAGRLSSIAQLIKSGFSTRVYYAIQSGYDTHAGQLPSHSRLLNELGGALKAFQDDLNSAGLSDRILTLCFSEFGRRAAENASLGTDHGTAGPVFVMGSKATPTSPTRVTKAVFCGVSGQKFPLHLLLDYF from the coding sequence ATGCCCCTCAATTCAACTCGCCGACACTTTCTGCGCCAGTCGTCCCTGATTGCGATGGCCCCGGCGATTCCCGCGTTTCTGCGCCCTGCCGCGCATGCTTCAGCGAAGAATAACGACGAACGCATTCTTGTCGTCGTGCAGCTCGACGGAGGCAACGACGGAATCAACACCGTCGTGCCGTTTGCCAATGATGGCTACCCGCAGCACCGCAAAGAGTTGCAACTGAAGACGAACCGGCTGGCCAAAGTGAATGACGAAGTGGCACTGCACCGCTCACTGCGGCCGCTGGCGGATCTGTTGGATGACGTGCAGTTCTCAATTGTTCAGGGGGTCGGCTATCCCAATCCGAACCGGTCGCACGATGTCAGCATGGCGATCTGGCAGACGGCTCGGTTCGATCGCGACGATCACAAGTCTTTTGGCTGGCTGGGGCGAGCAATGGACGAACATCGCGAAGCCAACGCGAGTGGCGCCGCGGATTCCGTTCTGCTTGGAACCGAAAGCCCTCCCGTGGCTTTGCGAGGCCGACGGTCCACTTCGGTTTCACTGGCCCACCTTGGCGACCTGAAATTGCGGGGCAAACTCACCCCGAAAACCCCCAACGTTGACCCGAACGACGACCTGTTGGCGTTCGCTCGCCGAGCATCCCTCGACGCGCGAGGCACCGCCGCGCTGATTGACGAAGTGGCTGGCTCCGCATCCCGCGACGGAGCGCCTTACCCAGACACTCAACTCGCGGGGCGACTCAGCTCGATCGCTCAACTCATCAAGTCCGGCTTCTCAACGCGAGTTTACTACGCCATTCAATCCGGCTACGACACGCACGCTGGTCAGCTACCGAGTCATTCACGCCTGCTGAACGAGCTCGGCGGCGCGTTGAAGGCGTTTCAGGACGACCTGAACTCTGCTGGCCTGTCGGACCGAATTCTGACACTGTGCTTCAGTGAGTTCGGTCGCCGAGCTGCCGAAAACGCATCACTCGGCACCGACCACGGCACGGCAGGTCCGGTCTTCGTGATGGGTTCGAAAGCTACCCCAACTTCCCCAACTCGAGTCACGAAGGCAGTGTTTTGTGGGGTGAGCGGCCAGAAGTTTCCACTACATTTGCTTTTGGATTATTTTTGA
- a CDS encoding MoaD/ThiS family protein: MKTRLLIPAVLRKYSNDELEISFDGDTVGELLRQLKQVNPAVYGCICDETGRMRKHINLFLDNKILRRDDFDRKLEPGVVVSVFQAVSGG, from the coding sequence ATGAAAACCCGGCTTCTGATCCCTGCTGTCCTGCGAAAGTATTCGAACGACGAGTTGGAAATCAGCTTTGACGGAGACACGGTTGGTGAACTGTTGAGGCAACTCAAACAAGTCAATCCGGCTGTGTATGGTTGCATCTGTGACGAAACCGGGCGGATGCGGAAGCACATCAATTTGTTTCTCGACAATAAAATTCTTCGCCGCGACGACTTTGACAGGAAGCTGGAACCCGGCGTCGTTGTTTCCGTTTTTCAGGCTGTTTCGGGAGGTTGA
- a CDS encoding DEAD/DEAH box helicase has product MASKRNPGLDKSSVAAIKALLQRNGDINPFLAAAFGDDADDSVVNLWDDARNNLTPAELVEELLSAATACYSCHKPALRQKAALTTSTIKFEDIDPEAFIDAWVIVNAGNKRRVEFEFDHDERTFHSVCSCHKQHCVHSAQLMIEIIRQLKQPGSELLTAILGEDHAQDEQQQLQNQTLKMLQQLTRTSPAETVSLDELPAVKAERVVWNLSISNDYDRVDVELKPVKQQEKKTGGWTKGREVGLQTFCDMSKDLWSATDRAIDAKIERTSWYPNFQLKLEDALPLLAGTESFQLNRKPAHLEIRSFEVVVSDAEEGWKLTTSPTELEKQWGGSDEIRTIQTQGGILVDGESAGRVAWFPASNEAIGLLRHLRTNQIIFTEDQRDELLAELTVLQSSFPVSLPESLGGEEIPEVTDLCLLLQMKKTGTLDATVCVRNSQKTLMLPGEGLIRRHDKHDGNPVQLVRDAQAERDQAAQIAKQLNLYSFQPTREWTWQIDDPEDVVSLLSASSELVNDKCLTVIWHKASAQQFNIIGSLTTANVSVRVSKQRDWFGVNGTCKIGDQEIPLQDLLHGLRAPSMLSGFVEVEPGKWAAIADELKATLQRLADVTNNSRGKLQMDSSAAMAMSAIEEQALNIEADKAWQKCMKKVRSIETINPDPPASLDCDLRDYQLAGFRWMCRLAEWGVGGILADDMGLGKTVQALAVLLQRIESGPALVIAPTSLGFNWEQECRRFAPSLTPRLLRDANRTELIESVSEGDVIICSYGLALRETELLQTVNWGTLVLDEAQNIKNSNAKTAKEIRKLKADWKVALTGTPMENHLGELWSIFRAVSPGILGPWEQFRKKFAAPIEKDNDNERRQALSRVISPFILRRAKSEVLQDLPERSETNLMIELTPQERQRYDQVRLAAIGELDDLGVGGDLASDQRFKVLQLLTRLRQLSCHVKLVDENWDAGSSKLKMLMQQLEELKSEGSRPLIFSQFTSHLALIKEACDTHGISYQYLDGQTTPKARQQRVEAFQNGEGDAFLISLKAGGTGLNLTAADYVIHMDPWWNPAVEDQATDRAHRIGQTNRVMVYRIIARDTIEEQILSLHEEKRDLVEGVLSGSEASAKLSTEELAALIRNQGAPV; this is encoded by the coding sequence ATGGCATCGAAACGTAACCCGGGCCTCGACAAGTCTTCCGTGGCCGCGATAAAAGCACTGCTTCAGCGGAACGGGGACATCAACCCGTTTCTGGCGGCTGCATTCGGTGACGATGCAGATGACTCGGTCGTTAACCTGTGGGACGATGCCCGCAATAATCTCACGCCTGCGGAACTTGTGGAAGAATTGCTTTCCGCAGCCACTGCATGCTACAGTTGCCACAAGCCCGCACTCCGGCAAAAAGCGGCTCTCACTACGTCGACAATCAAGTTTGAGGACATCGACCCCGAGGCGTTCATTGACGCATGGGTGATTGTCAACGCCGGCAACAAACGGCGTGTGGAATTCGAATTTGATCACGACGAGCGCACGTTCCACTCCGTATGCTCGTGTCACAAGCAGCATTGCGTTCACAGCGCTCAGTTGATGATTGAAATCATCCGGCAGTTGAAACAGCCCGGATCGGAACTGTTGACCGCGATCCTTGGCGAAGACCATGCCCAGGACGAGCAACAGCAGTTGCAGAACCAGACACTTAAAATGCTGCAGCAACTCACGCGCACAAGCCCGGCCGAAACGGTGAGTCTGGACGAACTTCCTGCAGTGAAGGCGGAACGAGTTGTCTGGAATCTGTCAATCAGCAACGACTACGATCGTGTGGACGTTGAGTTGAAGCCTGTCAAGCAGCAGGAAAAAAAGACTGGTGGCTGGACCAAGGGGCGCGAAGTCGGTCTGCAGACGTTTTGCGACATGTCGAAAGATCTATGGTCTGCAACGGATCGAGCCATCGATGCTAAGATTGAGCGGACGTCATGGTATCCCAACTTTCAACTGAAGCTTGAAGACGCGCTTCCGTTGCTCGCCGGAACCGAAAGTTTTCAGCTCAACCGTAAACCTGCGCACCTCGAAATTCGATCGTTTGAAGTTGTCGTTTCTGATGCCGAAGAAGGCTGGAAACTAACAACGTCTCCCACGGAACTCGAAAAGCAATGGGGCGGTTCTGATGAAATTCGGACGATTCAGACGCAGGGTGGCATCCTTGTCGATGGCGAGTCGGCTGGTCGAGTGGCATGGTTTCCGGCGTCAAACGAGGCCATTGGGCTGCTTCGGCATTTGCGGACCAATCAAATTATCTTCACCGAAGATCAGCGTGACGAGTTGCTGGCAGAGTTGACGGTTCTGCAGAGTTCGTTCCCGGTTTCATTGCCGGAATCACTCGGTGGTGAAGAGATCCCCGAAGTCACCGACCTCTGCCTGCTTCTGCAGATGAAGAAGACGGGGACTCTGGACGCCACCGTTTGTGTACGAAATTCACAGAAGACGCTGATGCTGCCCGGTGAAGGCCTCATCCGCCGCCACGACAAGCACGACGGCAACCCCGTCCAATTAGTCCGAGACGCTCAGGCCGAACGAGACCAGGCGGCTCAGATCGCAAAGCAACTCAACCTTTACTCCTTCCAGCCGACTCGTGAATGGACCTGGCAGATCGACGATCCGGAAGACGTGGTCAGCCTGCTGTCGGCGTCCAGCGAACTCGTCAACGACAAGTGCCTTACCGTCATCTGGCACAAAGCGTCCGCTCAACAGTTCAACATCATTGGCAGTCTCACCACCGCCAACGTGAGTGTGAGGGTTTCCAAACAGCGAGACTGGTTCGGGGTGAATGGCACGTGCAAAATCGGCGATCAGGAAATTCCACTGCAGGATTTGCTGCACGGTCTGCGAGCCCCTTCGATGCTGTCCGGTTTTGTCGAAGTCGAACCTGGTAAGTGGGCGGCCATCGCTGACGAACTGAAAGCCACGCTGCAACGACTGGCCGATGTCACCAACAACAGTCGCGGCAAACTGCAGATGGATTCGTCCGCCGCGATGGCGATGTCAGCGATCGAAGAACAGGCGCTGAACATTGAAGCCGACAAGGCGTGGCAGAAGTGCATGAAGAAGGTGCGGTCGATCGAAACGATCAACCCCGATCCACCGGCTTCCCTCGACTGCGATCTGCGCGACTATCAACTGGCCGGTTTTCGCTGGATGTGTCGTCTTGCCGAATGGGGCGTCGGAGGAATTCTGGCCGACGACATGGGACTCGGTAAAACCGTGCAGGCCCTGGCAGTTCTGCTGCAACGCATCGAAAGCGGACCGGCTCTGGTCATTGCTCCGACATCGCTGGGCTTCAACTGGGAACAGGAATGTCGACGCTTCGCACCGTCGCTGACGCCGCGTCTGCTGCGAGATGCAAACCGCACAGAACTGATTGAATCCGTCAGCGAAGGCGACGTCATCATCTGCAGCTACGGCCTGGCTTTGCGTGAAACCGAACTGCTGCAAACCGTCAACTGGGGCACACTGGTCCTTGATGAAGCTCAGAACATCAAGAACAGCAACGCCAAAACGGCAAAAGAAATTCGCAAGCTCAAAGCCGACTGGAAAGTGGCGCTCACTGGCACGCCGATGGAAAACCATCTGGGCGAACTGTGGAGTATCTTCCGAGCCGTCTCGCCGGGAATTCTTGGTCCGTGGGAACAGTTCCGCAAAAAGTTTGCGGCTCCGATTGAAAAGGACAACGACAACGAACGTCGCCAGGCATTGTCCCGCGTGATTTCGCCATTCATTCTTCGGCGAGCCAAGTCGGAAGTGCTTCAGGATCTGCCGGAACGTTCCGAAACGAACCTCATGATCGAACTCACGCCGCAGGAACGCCAGCGTTACGATCAGGTGAGACTCGCCGCCATCGGAGAGCTCGACGACCTGGGTGTCGGCGGTGATCTGGCCAGCGACCAGCGTTTTAAAGTTCTGCAACTGCTGACTCGGCTGCGTCAACTGTCCTGTCACGTCAAGCTGGTTGACGAAAACTGGGACGCCGGTTCGTCCAAGCTGAAGATGCTGATGCAGCAGCTGGAAGAACTGAAATCCGAAGGCAGTCGGCCGCTCATCTTCAGTCAGTTCACATCACATCTGGCACTCATCAAAGAAGCGTGCGACACTCACGGAATCAGCTATCAGTATCTCGACGGCCAAACGACACCAAAGGCGCGGCAGCAGCGAGTCGAAGCGTTTCAAAACGGTGAGGGCGATGCGTTTCTGATTTCGCTGAAGGCGGGCGGCACGGGATTGAACCTCACGGCGGCCGACTACGTGATTCACATGGATCCGTGGTGGAATCCGGCCGTTGAAGACCAGGCCACCGACCGAGCTCACCGGATCGGCCAGACGAACCGCGTGATGGTCTACCGCATCATCGCCAGGGACACGATCGAAGAACAGATCCTCAGCCTCCACGAAGAAAAACGCGACCTCGTGGAAGGCGTGCTCAGCGGTTCGGAAGCAAGTGCGAAGCTCAGCACGGAAGAACTTGCCGCTCTGATCCGCAATCAGGGTGCTCCTGTGTGA
- a CDS encoding DUF1800 domain-containing protein, with amino-acid sequence MSSVICDAAVGSSNINRLKAWWLYRMLKTPNPLRERLTLAWHNHFATSNIKVQDVGMMRRQNDSLREHSAGRFEYLLRSMAHDPAVLVWLDADANRKEHPNENLAREIMELFTLGVGNYSEEDIKEAARALTGWTVKQGDFLNVAKRHDAGEKTIFGQTGKWNGDDFVTLLLEHSATPRRIAFRVCELLMGESTCEDSLVEELAVGLVEHDLDIGWAIETVLRSEAFFAAGNIRNRVLSPVEFIVGLIRCLEINSPLPSTLLLAETTANLGQDLFNPPNVFGWPGGRSWLTSRAIIGRANFASALINGELHSSRTPFDAAVLAERHNVGAEKLLPQVLLGSELPTGMKPLKKEPNQLVTAVLSSPEAFLG; translated from the coding sequence ATGTCGTCGGTTATCTGCGACGCCGCAGTCGGTTCCAGCAACATCAATCGACTCAAGGCGTGGTGGCTGTACCGGATGCTGAAAACGCCAAACCCGCTGCGCGAGCGGCTAACTCTGGCGTGGCACAATCACTTCGCAACCAGCAACATCAAAGTTCAGGACGTTGGCATGATGCGCCGGCAAAATGATTCCCTGCGAGAACACTCGGCCGGACGATTCGAATATCTGCTGAGATCAATGGCTCATGATCCAGCGGTGCTGGTGTGGCTGGATGCAGATGCCAACCGTAAGGAACACCCGAACGAAAATCTCGCCCGTGAAATCATGGAGCTGTTCACGCTCGGAGTCGGCAATTATTCGGAAGAGGACATCAAAGAGGCGGCTCGGGCGCTGACCGGCTGGACGGTCAAGCAGGGTGATTTCCTCAACGTTGCGAAACGACATGATGCCGGTGAGAAGACGATCTTCGGCCAGACCGGCAAGTGGAACGGCGACGACTTCGTGACACTGCTGCTCGAGCACTCGGCGACTCCGCGGCGCATTGCGTTCCGAGTCTGTGAACTATTGATGGGCGAGTCGACATGTGAGGATTCGCTGGTCGAAGAACTGGCCGTCGGACTGGTCGAACACGATCTCGACATCGGCTGGGCCATCGAAACGGTCCTTCGCAGCGAAGCCTTTTTCGCTGCGGGCAACATCCGTAACCGAGTTCTCAGTCCCGTCGAATTCATTGTCGGACTGATCCGCTGTCTCGAAATCAACAGTCCATTGCCCAGTACGCTATTGCTGGCGGAGACGACGGCGAATCTCGGTCAGGATCTGTTCAACCCTCCGAATGTGTTCGGCTGGCCCGGCGGTCGATCCTGGCTGACCAGTCGAGCCATCATAGGTCGAGCCAACTTCGCATCGGCACTGATCAACGGAGAGCTGCATTCGTCGCGCACGCCGTTCGATGCTGCGGTGCTGGCGGAACGACACAACGTTGGCGCTGAAAAGTTGTTACCCCAGGTATTGCTGGGTTCAGAACTGCCTACTGGAATGAAGCCATTGAAGAAAGAACCGAATCAGTTGGTGACAGCGGTCTTGTCGTCGCCGGAAGCATTCTTGGGATAG
- a CDS encoding DUF2461 domain-containing protein, with the protein MKTTFTGFPAATMKFLKQLQKNNNRDWFAENKPRYESDVLEPSLAFIEAMQKPMAKLTECFDVVPKRVGGSLMRIYRDTRFAKDKTPYKTNVGIHFRHMAGKDVHAPGFYIHIEPGDVFLGVGIWHPDSTSLAAIRERIADDPARWKKVRDGKAFRTTFKLAGDSLKRPPRGYDVNHEMIDDLKRKDFIGVAKLAAKEIEHPDFVKDTAKSFKAAMPFMRFLGNAMHLPT; encoded by the coding sequence ATGAAGACCACGTTCACCGGCTTTCCTGCCGCCACGATGAAGTTCCTGAAACAACTTCAGAAGAACAACAACCGTGACTGGTTCGCGGAAAACAAACCTCGCTACGAGTCCGACGTGCTGGAACCGTCGCTGGCGTTTATCGAAGCGATGCAGAAGCCAATGGCGAAGTTGACGGAATGTTTCGACGTCGTGCCGAAACGCGTTGGCGGTTCTCTAATGCGAATCTACCGCGACACTCGGTTTGCAAAGGACAAGACTCCGTACAAGACCAACGTCGGTATCCACTTCCGCCACATGGCAGGCAAAGACGTGCACGCACCGGGCTTCTACATTCACATTGAACCGGGCGATGTATTCTTGGGTGTCGGCATCTGGCACCCGGATTCCACGTCGTTGGCGGCCATTCGAGAACGCATTGCCGACGATCCGGCCCGCTGGAAGAAAGTCCGCGACGGCAAAGCGTTTCGTACCACATTCAAACTCGCCGGAGATTCCTTAAAACGTCCGCCGCGCGGTTACGACGTCAACCACGAGATGATCGACGACCTGAAACGCAAAGACTTCATCGGTGTCGCAAAGTTGGCCGCCAAAGAGATCGAACATCCTGATTTCGTAAAGGACACAGCGAAATCCTTCAAAGCCGCAATGCCCTTCATGCGGTTTCTGGGCAACGCCATGCACCTGCCGACGTAG
- a CDS encoding WD40/YVTN/BNR-like repeat-containing protein codes for MADRVVLVIGTKKGVFVAESSSGRGRFELRGPFGEGVGVYTTMIDARGKTPRVYASSCNPFFGMKLLCSTDVGKKFRETKSAPTFAEQDGRALANIWSLEPGESKKELWCGVEPAALFHSTDNGNSWEMVNGISNHRHASEWQPGNGGLCLHTIVRENGRMHLGISTGGHYVSDDQGESFEAANDGVGVGFAPDPFPEFGQCVHKIAATPQVPGRMYMQNHGGWADWHGPGGSRPNIGVLRSDDHGQTWHSIAQGLPSDFGFPIVVHPEDPDMVYVMPLEPMTRTCPGGTPAVWRSRNGGKSWRRLSKGLPKRHSYYTVLRDAMTIDTLKSPALYFGTTTGQLWLGRESGDEWKCVFDSLPPIYSVKVAVI; via the coding sequence ATGGCGGATCGAGTGGTGTTGGTGATTGGAACGAAGAAGGGTGTGTTCGTGGCCGAATCGTCCAGCGGACGCGGGCGATTCGAACTTCGTGGCCCATTTGGCGAAGGCGTCGGCGTTTATACGACGATGATTGATGCTCGCGGCAAAACACCACGCGTGTACGCATCCAGTTGTAACCCGTTCTTCGGCATGAAGCTGTTGTGTTCGACCGACGTCGGTAAGAAGTTTCGAGAAACAAAGTCGGCACCGACCTTCGCCGAACAGGACGGGCGAGCCCTGGCAAACATCTGGTCTCTGGAGCCCGGCGAAAGTAAGAAGGAGTTGTGGTGTGGAGTCGAACCGGCTGCGCTGTTTCACAGCACCGATAACGGCAACTCGTGGGAAATGGTGAATGGCATCAGTAACCACAGGCACGCAAGTGAATGGCAGCCAGGCAACGGTGGTCTGTGCCTGCACACCATCGTTCGCGAAAATGGACGAATGCACCTTGGGATTTCGACGGGTGGTCACTACGTCAGTGATGATCAGGGCGAATCGTTTGAAGCGGCGAACGATGGCGTCGGAGTCGGGTTTGCTCCGGACCCGTTTCCGGAATTCGGTCAGTGCGTCCACAAAATTGCAGCAACGCCTCAGGTGCCCGGCCGCATGTACATGCAGAACCACGGCGGCTGGGCCGACTGGCACGGCCCGGGCGGATCCCGACCGAATATCGGTGTGCTGCGAAGTGACGACCATGGTCAGACGTGGCATTCGATTGCTCAGGGTTTGCCTTCTGACTTCGGGTTTCCGATTGTTGTTCACCCGGAAGACCCGGACATGGTTTACGTCATGCCGCTGGAACCGATGACTCGGACGTGTCCCGGTGGAACGCCCGCTGTGTGGCGCAGCCGCAACGGAGGAAAGTCATGGCGAAGACTTTCCAAAGGGCTGCCAAAACGTCACAGCTACTACACCGTACTGCGAGACGCAATGACGATCGATACGCTGAAATCACCCGCTCTGTATTTCGGCACAACAACGGGCCAGCTATGGCTCGGTCGAGAAAGCGGCGACGAATGGAAGTGCGTTTTCGATTCACTGCCTCCGATTTACAGCGTGAAGGTCGCCGTGATCTAA